In Paenibacillus larvae subsp. larvae, the following proteins share a genomic window:
- a CDS encoding type III pantothenate kinase — protein MILVVDVGNTNIVLGLYEGSALHRNWRISTNRSGTSDEYGVLIYNLFRLAGISVERIEGVIISSVVPPLMFVLEELCLKYLNRAPYIVGPGIKTGLNIRVDNPKEVGADRIVNAVAALELYGAPCIIVDFGTATTYDYIDASGQLLGCAIAPGIGISTEALYQRAAKLPRIELIKPKSVIGKNTISAMQAGIVYGYVGQVDGIVSRIIEEYGTSPEVVATGGLAEMIASESRTISVVNPLLTLEGLRFIYEKNAK, from the coding sequence AGTTGTAGATGTGGGAAATACGAATATTGTACTTGGCCTATACGAGGGGAGTGCTTTACACCGTAATTGGAGGATCAGCACGAACCGTTCGGGAACCAGTGATGAATATGGAGTCCTGATTTACAACCTCTTCCGCCTAGCGGGCATCAGCGTCGAACGAATCGAAGGCGTAATTATTTCTTCGGTCGTCCCGCCACTTATGTTTGTCCTTGAAGAACTTTGTTTAAAATACTTAAATAGGGCTCCCTACATAGTAGGACCTGGAATAAAAACCGGCCTGAACATTCGCGTTGATAATCCCAAGGAAGTGGGGGCAGACCGGATTGTCAATGCTGTAGCGGCTTTGGAGCTTTATGGGGCACCGTGCATCATAGTAGACTTTGGTACAGCTACAACTTATGATTATATCGATGCGTCCGGACAGCTCTTGGGTTGTGCAATTGCACCCGGTATCGGTATTTCTACGGAAGCCCTATACCAGCGCGCTGCCAAGCTGCCCCGCATTGAGCTGATAAAGCCTAAAAGCGTAATCGGCAAAAATACGATTTCCGCCATGCAGGCCGGCATCGTTTATGGTTATGTGGGACAGGTGGACGGTATTGTTTCACGAATAATCGAAGAATACGGCACAAGCCCTGAAGTAGTAGCAACCGGTGGTTTGGCCGAGATGATCGCCAGCGAATCCCGGACTATTTCCGTAGTGAATCCCTTGTTAACCTTGGAAGGGCTACGCTTTATTTACGAAAAGAATGCAAAATAA